The following are encoded in a window of Caloenas nicobarica isolate bCalNic1 chromosome 32, bCalNic1.hap1, whole genome shotgun sequence genomic DNA:
- the LOC136000389 gene encoding olfactory receptor 6E1-like, with the protein MFLSRHDEPKFNVGPENGTAVTEFILEGFSGLDQRLQLVLSLVFLLIYLTTVMGNATIIFLVYADHRLQTPMYFFIGNLAFLEIWFTSSTSIKLVVILGSGRRTISLSSCFAQSSSYFTLGCTELILLVVMSFDRYVAICQPLHYAAIMKPQLCIHLVVATWVTGFTLLSYRLVILSQLTFCGSNEIHHFFCDNSPLFKLSCSDTSLLWKIDSVFLSFVFLGTLCLTLAFYLCILFCILHLPAASGRKKAFSTCSSHLTTLAIGYGSCIALYVCPSVGVSLENSRFVALLNTVLYPFLNPFIYSLRNKAVILALNEAVARTRTQLFP; encoded by the coding sequence ATGTTCCTGTCTCGGCATGACGAACCAAAATTCAACGTGGGACCAGAAAATGGAACTGCAGTTACTGAGTTCATCCTagagggtttctcagggcttgaTCAAAGACTTCAGCTTGTACTCTCTCTGGTCTTTCTGCTCATATACCTGACAACAGTGATGGGGAACGCTACCATCATTTTCCTCGTGTATGCAGATCACCGCCTTCAAACCCCtatgtactttttcattggcaatctggccttcctggaaatctggtttacatcCTCCACAAGCATCAAGTTGGTTGTGATCCTGGGTTCTGGGAGGAGAACAATCTCgctaagcagctgctttgcccaatccTCTTCCTATTTTACGCTGGGCTGTACAGAGCTTATTCTACTTGTTGTCATGTCCtttgaccgctatgttgccatctgccaacctttgcattatgctgccatcatgaagcctcagctctgcatccacctggttGTTGCTACTTGGGTCACAGGCTTCACACTCTTGAGTTACCGCCTGGTCATCCTCTCTCAGCTGACTTTCTGTGGCTCAAATGAGATccatcactttttctgtgacaactctcccttattcaaactgtcctgctctgacaccagcctgctttggaaaatagactCTGTTTTTTTATCATTTGTCTTTCTGGGTACCTTATGTTTAACTTTGGCGTTTTACctgtgcatccttttctgtattctacatcttccagcagcctctgggaggaagaaagctttttctacatgttcttcccatctcaccaCCTTGGCAATTGGATATGGGAGCTGCATTGCTCTCTACGTGTGTCCTTCAGTCGGTGTTTCCTTGGAGAACAGCAGATTTGTAGCGTTGCTGAACACCGTTCTGTACCCATTCTTAAATCCATTCATCTACAGTCTTAGAAACAAGGCTGTGATACTGGCCCTGAATGAAGCCGTTGCCCGTACAagaacacagcttttcccctaa